GCaatagagaaaagaagagagagaggaatgttAACGAAATTCGTAAAGGATATTTGAAAGGACAATCGTCATGCCGGTGCTTACCGCATTGATACCGGATAGCTGCTGTCCTCCCTGTAAGGCACAAACCAGTACCAGCGGAAGCAATAGTGTGGGATCGCGGAGCACCGATATGAGGGTTCGTTCTTTCGGTTTCTCCACAACCGTCGAATCATCACCACATTCGGCATCCTGGTGATCAGGCGAAGCTTCCCGGCGCATCGCTTCCACCTGTTGCTTGATGTACTCGTCGCGTACCTTGCGCCCCATGATACGCTTCAGCTCATTAACCGCTTCGTCCTGTTTCCGGCGAATGACGAACAGATACTTGGGGCTTTCCGGTAGCCAGTGGTAAGGTACGAAGAACGCTATCACGAGCAGTACATAGAAACTAAGCGCAAACTGCCAGTGGGCCTCGGTTCCGAACACTTCCTCCAGGCTCATCACCTGACCGACTACAACACCTCCCGTGACACCCATAGAGCATAGCACTCCTAGGGCTCCACGCAATCCTAGCGGTGCCAGCTCGGTAAGGTACATAGGTACGGTGCTCGTCGTGAGACCGGCCGCTAAGCCCACCACGATTCGACCGATCATTAACAGTTCCACGGAGCCGATCGCTTTGGTGAACTGGAAGCACAGTCCACCGGCAACCAATAGAAAGCCACATAGCAGAAAGGATCGTTTTCTGAGGGAAATCAAAAGAAGACATCATTATAGCGTTGCTCTGCCCACAAACGCATAACCGTACTATGCACATTTTCTGAACTTAAACCACCTATCATCGTAGCAATCCCGAACATGGAATTACATAGCAAGCTGTGATTGTTGTTCGAGGCTTCTTGTAACAGTTATTTTCAGTGCGTTCGGTAGTTTTTGTAAGTTTGGAACACATTTGAAccaatcgaaaacaaattgCTTGTATTCTGTTTCGTACATTCAAGTGAGATTATGAAAATCTTAATGTTGGTTCAACGGTGCACATAGGGATAGTTATGCGTTTGTGGATTGCGTTAAACCGTTGTTGCGGCAACCGATGGGCTGTTTTGACATACCTTCCTAGCTTATCTGCCACCCATGCTCCACCCAACGAACCGATCACACCGCCAACGAGGAATATTGAGACGACCGCAGACCAGAAAGTTTCCAGGTTGCCTTCGCTAAACACGGTGCCGTAGGTTTCGTAGATCGTTTCATTGCACCAGCTCTTGATGACCTATTCACCGTATGTGTTATGTTCTCAGTGAGCCAGAGTTATCGTTCATCTGCCGTATCGTATCGTCTTCTACTTACGTTCGCCGGAGCATTGATCACGCCAATGTTGTAGCCAGTGGGAACGGCTGCACCGAAGGTAGTCGATATGCCAGCTGTGATCAACCAAAACGTCCATCTCGTCTCCTGCAATCGCGTTAAGAAGACAAACACATTAACTGGGAGGTAATCGCTTTCCAATTCAATGGCTTGAGATAATACGAAAAGGGATTgaaaaaaaccaatcgttATCTTCGGGTAGATAAGAAAGACGGATCTGCTCGGTTAGTATTGCCTCGGATCTAGCTAAGACCACTTGAATTTTCAAACGGTGTACGAGG
This sequence is a window from Anopheles darlingi chromosome 3, idAnoDarlMG_H_01, whole genome shotgun sequence. Protein-coding genes within it:
- the LOC125957529 gene encoding solute carrier family 2, facilitated glucose transporter member 3-like, with product MDSPDHEESRVLYSAGKGPEIVQNINANARNKETRWTFWLITAGISTTFGAAVPTGYNIGVINAPANVIKSWCNETIYETYGTVFSEGNLETFWSAVVSIFLVGGVIGSLGGAWVADKLGRKRSFLLCGFLLVAGGLCFQFTKAIGSVELLMIGRIVVGLAAGLTTSTVPMYLTELAPLGLRGALGVLCSMGVTGGVVVGQVMSLEEVFGTEAHWQFALSFYVLLVIAFFVPYHWLPESPKYLFVIRRKQDEAVNELKRIMGRKVRDEYIKQQVEAMRREASPDHQDAECGDDSTVVEKPKERTLISVLRDPTLLLPLVLVCALQGGQQLSGINAVFFYSVSIFESVGLSSTDAKFANLGAGCLNLFVAFFSPVLMAKFNRRFLALTSCSMCALFLFALTFVVYFIDDVEWFSYACIVAILLYILFYQIGLGPIPYFIGSELFEVGPRPAAMAMGSLASWGCNFIVAMLFTTLQNAWGAFVFLPFTCTCVALTVLLKFYLPETRGKHISQIAPLVASGFRSKPLVP